The genomic DNA AAACGCTTCCTTCCGCATAGCAATATATTCTTGTGTGTTCAAAAATGTCATTTTCCTCGTTACTTTACCGATACCAGAATATACATTAGCATCAACCTTAGTTTTTCCTGGTCTGCCTTTCTTGGTTGTAATAAGAACCACACCATTGGCACCACGACTTCCGTATATAGCTGTTGCATCGGCATCTTTCAGCACTTCAATAGATTCTATATCTGCGGGATTAATACTGGCAAAAGGACTTTGTCCCCTGTTAGCTCCGGTAAGATTAGCGGTATTAGGTCCCAAGTAATCATTAGTGAATTGTATTCCGTCGATGATAAACAATGGAGAATTACCTTGCGAAATACTATTCATTCCCCTAATCTGTATATTAATGGCCGCTCCGGGATTTCCGCTTGTCTGAGTAACCGTCATGCCTGAAACTCTCCCAGCTAACGCGGCTAATGGATTGGAGACAGGTTGCATGGAGATCTCGGCGGCTGTCACCTTACTTACAGTTCCGGTGCTTACACGTTTTGTGGTAGTTCCGTAGGCGATCACTATGGTTTCATCCAACGAATTCACCACAGGTTTCAAATTGACTTGCAGCGGCTTATTTGAGTTAGCGATAACCTCTACCTTTTCATAGGAAGTGTAGGTAATCAACAAAACAGCGCCATCAGCCACTCGTTGCAAAATGAATCTGCCCTCTGAATTAGTGGTAGTACCGCCGTTTGTACCTTTCACTACAATGGTAGCGCCAGCCAGGGCTTCCCCCTTCTCGTTTAAAACAATACCAGTCACAGGCTTTAAAGCATCAGCGGAAAGGGAGTTTTTAACCCCCATATTTACATCTCCCTCCCTGGCTGACACATCTTTCTTTATTGTAATTCTTCCATCTTTTATTGACCATATAACACCTTTCCCTGCCAATAATGTCGATAGGATCTGCTCTACAGTAATATTATCAGCATTCAATGTGACTTTTTGTTGTCTATCTAAATGATCTTCTGACCCTGCAAAGTCTAAACCTGTCTGCCGGGTAATCTTTTTGAAAATAGAGGCAAGCGTTTCCTGCTTGGCATGTATTGTAACCCTTTTACTACCTGGCTCCATTTCTTGTGAATAGGTTTTGAAAAAAGCCACCTGTAGAATAATAATTATAAACCACCTCCTTAAGAAGAGGTAATCATACCTTTTGTTTGTCACCATAAGTGTGCAGTTGCGTTTGGTTGAATAATGATTGGCCCTACTGATTTTGGTCGAAATGATTGTGCGTATAGATTAGACAACGCAAAAAGAAAAACATAGCTAAAAAGGACAAGTTTTTTTGAGAAAAAATGCAATTAACTAATTATCAGATATTAATAAATATAATTAAAACAGTATTACACAAATCTCAATCACTCGTACACGCGTACATATTATAGATCTGCCCTAGTGAAGCAATAAAAAGCAAGTTTATTTTCGATAGTGAAAAGCAACTTGATCCTTAGAAATTGCAAATCGATATTTAAGGTAACCTTTTGAGAAATATTTCTAATTTTACGATTGGTCTTAGACAAATATTCCGGAAACGAAGGGGCTACAGAGATTATGTTTTCGTTACTACCTATGTACCATTATATTTGAAAACAGCTTTTACTAATACGTAGTAATAATATGTATAGTCGCGATGAGGACGTTATACAAGATTTAAGGAATGGAAGCCATAAGGCATTCAACTGGGCATTTCAACGCTTCAGTAATTCCATTCATACAATGGCATATGCCAAATTACACGACCAAAACGACGCTCAGGAGGTCGTTCAATTGGTGTTTAAGAAACTTTGGGAAAACAGAGAAAGCCTTCCAGAAATTAACAACTTTAGAAACTATCTGCTTACTGCCGCTGTTAATTGCAGCCTCAATCTCATTAAAACCAACTATCGGTATCAATCTACTATTGAAAAATGCGCCGATACGCAAAGCCAGGTACAGCCTCCTGATCTACCCATGAGCCTGAAAGAAGTTCATAACAACGTCCAAATGGCGCTTGGAAAAATCAAGGGTGGACTAGCGAAAGAAGCGTTCCAGCTGAGTTATGAAGGGAACTCACATGAGGAAATTGCGTCCAAAATGAACATTCCCATAGAGGTTTCCCGCTCTTACGTTTCGAAAGGACGCAAGCTGGTTAAAAATTTCCTGAACAAAATTTCCTGAAAAAAGGTATGATTCCCGTTTTGTGTTGTCTATATAACAGAATAGCATATGAACACTGAAGATTTTGAGATAGAATCCCTCATTGTAGCTGACCTTACCGGTATTATATCGGAAGAAGAAAAAGCAGTACTGAAAAGGCTGCTAATGGAGAGTGAACACGCGCGGGAATTATATAGATATTACGAGAATGTTTACAATAGTGAAGGAGCAGTTAATGGAAGAGCGCAATTAAGTAACAATATTTCTCTATCCGACATTACTGGAGAAACACCGAAAGGCACCAGACGGCCAATTCGTCGTTTAATTTTCTTGTCATCCGCTGCTGCCGCCTTGATTTGTGTAATATCTGTAGCTATTGTGCTAAATCAAAGAAAAGAAACATCTCAAATTGGACACAAGGTAGATTCTAATAGTATACAGCTGGCGCTTTCCAATGGTGAGATCATCAACCTTGATAACGTCGATACGCTTACTAAAAGCGAACTGGTACTAAAAAACCAAGGAAACACCTTGACATATACAATAAATAATACAGATATTAATCCCGGCTTCAGTACATTAACAGTACCGGCTGGAAAAAGCTATAATATCATCCTTTCGGATGGGACTCGACTAAAACTGAACTCGCTTACGCAACTATCGTTTCCACTATCATTTACTGGCACGAAAAGGGAAATCACGGTTAGCGGAGAAGCATATATAGAAGTAGCGCAAAAAATGGACAAGCCTTTCATTGTTCATCTGCCAAATTCGTCGGTACAGGTTCTTGGTACTTCATTTAATGTGAACACCTATAACCAAGCGGAAAGAATTTCATTGGTTACAGGAAGGATCAAGACTGTCACGGAAAAAGACAGCTTGGTATTAACACCGGGCACTGAAACGATCCATGTTCCTGGCAAATTTATGCGTACCGAAAAATTCGATGAACAGGAAGTGTTGAGTTGGCTAAAAGGGAAATACTATTTTGAATATACCTCTTTAGAGGAAGTAAGTAAAATAGTTAGCCGTTGGTACGGAGTAGAGGTAAATGTCGCGCCAGATATAAGAAAGAAAGAGTTCTATGGCGTTATGGATCGGAATCAACCTATTTCCGAATTTCTAAACACTTTAAAGGAAACAAATGAGGTAAACTACTCGATAGATAATAACAAGATCTATCTGAGAAAGTAGAATCTAACCATTCTTGTATACGTGACGTAGCGTTCGGCTTAGTAGAGAAAAAATAAAAAAATAGCTTACATTCGGCCAAACAACCGTAATAACCTAGGCTGCATGTTACCTATTATTGAGGAAAACATTAAACAACAACTAAACAACAAGTCCACAAAGCACCAAGCGTTCTCCAATTTTTATGAGCAAATGGTTCCGCACTTAGTGGCTTGGCTTACTACTCAGCTCGGTGATCGAGCAGAGGCAGAGGATATTGCACAGGAAGCCTTTACGAGATTTTGGATGATAGATGATTACAGCAAGTATCCAGACTTAAGAACTTTGATCTTCAAAATTGCTATTAACAAACTAAAAGACGATAAAAAACATGCAGCAGTCATCAACGAACATAACAAAACCCAATCCTATAGCTATACCCTTACTGAAGCCGAAAAAATCGAGCGCAAAGTGGATCTATCCAACATTATTAAAAGACTTCCCGATAACCAAGTACGTTTTATTGCTCTATTAACCATTGGAGCCACCCAGGAGGAAATTGCAAATGCTGTAAATCTGAAATATAAAACGAGCTGGAAACAAATCAAAAATCTGGTTATCAAAGTTCAGAAGATGCTATCAAATGAAATTGACCAGCAAAATGCCATCAAAAGAACAAGATGAAATTACTATTTTGGCAAAAGGATCTTCCCAATTAAAATTGGAAAGCAAAATCAGCCGACTAAACTTCCTTCCTAAGAAGCCCTTCGGCATTGAACTATTTCTTACACTTTCATATGAGCATTAGCGAACAGGAATTTATAGCTTTAGTTAACAAGAAATTCCGCTTCGAGGCAACCGAAGAGGAAGAAGCTATGCTCGCCCGGCTAGTAGCTGAAAACCAGAAATGGCATGACATTTACGAGAATTTTGAGAAATGGTATTTCCCTCCTGCTATAGTTTCAGAAGTTGCTAATCGGCCTAAATCCAATGAGATAAACGAGATTATCAGACGAGGTCAACGAAGAAAACGTCTAAACAAAATTATTCTCATCTTAATAATAGCTATCCTCACCCTAAGCATCGTCGCTATTTCTTTCTTTTTATTGACATAACACATAAAGGTAATAAATATATATCTCGCGGTAGAAAATCGCGCTCCCCAGTCGTTTGTTATATAGAGGCAATTATTACTCCTCTGTGTAAATGCCTATTCAATTTATTAACGGTAATTTATAACTCATGTCGGGAAGCAAAACCCGCTGACTCATTTATTTCCGCTTGCCAAACAGGTTGAAAAATAAGTGGTTCACCCAAGATCAAAAATGAGTAAGGAGCATGTAAAACAACAGCATGCTATGATTCATCGTACCTGATTATTAAGATCTTGGATGAACTTAATTTATCAGACTACAACTTTATTTATTTCCCCCAAAATGGCCATGACAGTGTGTATTGAAGTCGAATCTTTTCACACTTCGTTATTGGGATATAAAAAGCACTATTTACCAGTGTATCATAAAGTAATAATTAATAAAAGTTAAATTATGAATAGAAAGAAAAGGACCGGATCAAAAACGGATAAGCGTAATAAAAGCGCAAGCCCTAATAAAGCAACTGAAATACATCCTTTCAGTGAAACATTTTATACCATAAATGGCGTTCCCGGAGCTGCACGTGATGAAGTAACCAGAATATGCGGATGGAGTATTCCAACCTTTTATAGAAGACTTCGCGCTGTCACATTCCCACCTAGGAGCCACAAAGAACACTCAAGAGACGGTCTAAGCTATCTCGAAACAATAGGAATTCTGGATGTTTACATAAAAATAACGCAAGAAACGTTAAGTAAACTAACCTCGATAAAAACTAAATTTATAGAGGATAAAACAAACTAAAAGATATTATAAGACCTGAATATATAGACGTGTCATGTACTAGAAGGTGGGCAATATAGTTCAATCATCTAGGGCTATATTCAAGCTCGTTTATTGTTTCATTGCTAATCTTATAGAAAAGCAAAATTAGAAGAAAAACTTTAGCGAATAGTGGTTTAGAGCCGAGACACTTGGCCTTGACTCTAAACCATTCAACTCTCAAAAGTTACTTCAAATCTAAATTTTGACTAATATCCATTCTATAGCGAAGTGTATCATATAGATACCAATCGTTTTGACCACGAAACATAGTCTTTAAAAGCCTAACAAAAAAACTGACCGATTGCTGCCATTTCCCGAAATCTGGTTTTGCATCTGCCAGCTCACAAAATTTCCTTACATCATCATCATGTATTTTCATTGCCATCCTGTAGGCACTGGCAATATCGAGCTTATACTCGTTTTGAAGGACGTACACTATATTCAGGGGTTCGCGATTGAAATCTTTGGGTAGCGAAAAAAAATCATTACACCAACTGAAAATTCTCGCAGACAAATGATATAACTCCCTAAAATAAGGACTATTCATTACCTCGATAGGCAACTCTGTAGGTAATTGCATCACAATTAAATCCAGGTAACTCTGTACCCCGATAGTTCTTGTTCGAAGATCATAGAAATAATCAATTGAAGGGAAATTATCAAAACTTTTAAAAAAAGTTTCTTCTTGCATGCTTTCAATCCAAACGCAAACATTGGAAGTGAAAATATTTATCCAACTATCGGACATCAATTCTTTAAGATCTCTTTGAATATTACATAGAATACACAAAAGAGGGTTGTCTAGTGCTAATTCAGAATTGCCATCCAGTATGCCTTTGACTTTTAACAGAAGGCATTTCAATTCGTCAATTTTCGCGAATTCGTAGTAGTCATCAAAGATAGTACCCCAGAGCATGAATTTGGCCGCAACTTGCAAATGCCTGTAACTGTTCATTTTAGGCAAACACCTTGCAGAAATTTTCCCAAAATTGCTCCGTTGATACTTTTCCTGCATTTTCGGGGGTAAAAAACCATAATCATTTTGGAGCCAATTCGAGGTGTCCTCGATTACTTGATCACACCAATTGCTCATCATTGGCTCAAATGGATAGCTTGGTGGGGGAAAAAGGGCGATGTCAAACATATGTTAGGTTTTGGTTCTGCGAAAATTTACAGCGCCGGCCTTACATATGCACGCACTTTCAATACTGGAGGCATTATATTGCCTTCCCCATAAAATTATGTTAGGAGGATTTCAAAATAGAAATTAACAGTTATAGGTTTAATGGCAACCTCATCAAATTGCGAATAACTCTTTGAGTATTATGCAAATCATCAGCTGACAATGACTTTTTCAAATATATAAATCCAGCCTTTTCTATTTGGGCTTGGAGTATATCACTGTCTTCGGAAGAATGCATTATTACTGGGATACCACTGATTAAGGAATAGTTTTCTTTTATAAAATCAAGGCCATCAACATTTCTTTCTAAACGAATGTCCATCATGATTAAGTCTGCTTTCACCGATCTGAATGCCTCCATTGCTTCTAAGGTATCTTTACACAAAAAGACCTCGCCTCCCATTTGCAATAAGATTTTCCTCATAAACTCACGCCCCATTATATCATCATCCACGGCAATCACTTTGCGCCCCTTCAATATTGAACCGTCCCATTTAATATCACCTTGTTCCACGGTCTCATCCTCTTCCTTGTTAGGTAAATATACCGTAAAGCATGTACCTTTTCCCAAGTCACTATCTACCGTTATCCGGCCCTTTAGCAAGTCAACGAACTCTCTTATCATCGGCAGGGCAATACCGTTCCCTTGTACAAGAAGATTGTCTTCGGTTACAAATAACCTATGGAATATTTCACTCAACTTCAACCGACTCATTCCCTTACCGAAATCCAACACTTGATAAATAATAGAATCTTGAGACATTGATATATTAACTATTATGCCACTGTTTTTATTGCTGAATTTTATAGCATTTGAAATTAAATTGGACAAGATAAAACCTAGTTTATTTCTGTCAGTATAAATTACCTTTGGAACAGCTGGATCAACATTAAATGTTAGACGAAGGTTTCTCATGGTTAAAAATGCCTCAGCTTCATCTTTTATGTCAATAAGCAAGGAATCCAACTCCAAATGCTCGTAATTAGCTCTTTCATAGTGACCGCTTTCAATTTTAACAAGCTGCAAACCACCCTGCACAACATTCCCTATACTCTGAATATACTTTTTTAGTAGTCTTATATCTGAGTCTGATATTACAATTTTACCAGAGTCCTTATTAATCGGCAGCCCATTCACTATATCCTGCAAAGCAAACACATGACGATTGATTTCATGATTGGTCTTCGTAAGATATTTGGTCTTATACCGATTAGCAGCGCGAATTTGCTTCGTATAAAATCCCACTACAATAGCACTTAGCAAGTATATTACCACATTAGCTAAATAAACAATACTGTTTTCCTCATTGACCTGGAACTTCCAAGGAACAATTAAGTTACTTTTTTCGGAAAAGTAAATGGCATTTATAACAAGAAATGAAAGCAGAAAGCCGGGTAACCACTTGATCGTTCCCTGAAATAAAAAAAACGATGTAAGCCCCAATGCAATGCACAAACTAACAATTGGAACGAAAAGACCAAAATGCAAACCAAAATACAAAGCAGCCGCGTTTTGGGTAAATAACATTAAAGAGGCAGCTAAAAAATGCTTACGCTTATGATTTAACCAAAAAGAAATAAGAAACAAACTTGCTTCTATATAACCAGGCAGAAGAATCGGCTTTCCGGTTGTATAGGTAAGCAAGGGAGCTAAAAAAATTGCTGAACCTGCTGTAACAGCATTCATTGTGTTTACCAACCTAATGCTAGTTGCTGTGTCAGTTGGAGTTTTGGCATCTACGCCAATATTAATTAGGTTCATCCAGAGGGAGTAGATCATAAAATAAAGAGGTTTACTCAGGGTTGCCAATTGATTAAATATATTTCTTTTTACAAACTAAATTTGGTCCAAAATAGCACTCTTAGCTAAAAGGAGAATAATACATAGTTGCCTTGATAGCAGAAAAATAATAGTTTCAAATTATCAAATAGTCATGTATCACAGTTTAGATAGCAATTCTAACTTATCTAAACTGTAGAAACTAAACTCTATATCAATAATTTATAATAAATTTTTTGAAGAAACTATATTCTAGACATTCAAGGGATTTGGATCTAATTATCGTTGGTTAATTGATGATTATACCGTTTAACTCGGTACATTTTTAAAATCAAACCGCTATCCAAATAATTCAAATATAATTATTTTTATCAAAAGTTACGTTATAACCGAATCCAATATTTAAAAAGCAGGTGCAGATTTCAGAGAAAAGGATTACATGGGGTTTGAGGATCGGTTTAACAACGGAAAGCAGCTGCTGGCATATAATTGTAAGAGAATAAGAAGAGAAAGCAAAAAGAGACAGATAGATATATTTGTTTCAACAAATTTAGCAACTACAAGGATCAGTGAAATAGAAAATGGTAAGAACAATGTTGAGTTTGCTACACTTTACAAACTAAAATCTGGCCTACAAATAGATATTAATTTCCTGTTTGAAGCACCTTTCTTACCCGTAAAGCAAATGACATATACTCCTGTTACATTAGATATAGAAAAATTAAATTTCGGGCGTCGGTTACTTCAAATTATGTCCCATTTAGGTGTATCACAACAAGATCTGAGCATTATGACATCAATTGGTGAAGGAGAAATAAGCGAAATTGTAAATGGCAGCCATAATGTTGAACTCATAACAATAGCCAAAATTGCTGAAGCCCTGAAAATATCCCTCACGCTATTATTCTCCTATAATGGAATATTACCAAGCAACAAGGGATACAAGCAGGAACTAATACTATGATTGATACCAAAGGAACTTCTTACCAAAACGCTATTAACTCACGATCTCACCATCTGTATGAAAAGTGTAACCTGGCAGGCGACGTTCGGTCATAGTAAGAAAATAGTTGAACTATCCAACGTTCAAGGTAGTTACCATCTTTATGTGGACGAGTATTATTGGGGTAGCTTTGTATATCATAATTATGGCGGTAATCGCGTACTTACGTGGCAATGGCATAAATCTGTAAAATTGAATTCAGAAGACATTTCAGAGCTAATCGGAATAATTCAGGAGAACTTTGATACAAGCAACAATCAAATACTGGGCGACAGCCTTAATGTGTAGCAAAAATGCTATACACATAAAACTGTCGCCCGTAAACTCACTTACTAACACAATTAAGATTAGATTAGATTTTTACCTATGCCGCTTTTCGGCTGTTATTTTGGTCCGGCTTTACGAAAAGTAGATGCACTAAATCGGGATCTGATTTAATTCTCTGAATCTCACTTTCAATTATTTCAACTACGTCATTTTTTATCTTAATATAGGTGTTCTCAACTTCATTGATAGCTAATTGTCGTATTATTGGCAATGACTTGTAAGCCTTCTCTTCGGCCTTTATAGCATCGTGATTGTTTATAATACGAGAATGGAAATTCTTTAGCTTCACAATCTTTAAAGGATCGTCAGCAACCTGACCTACGAATTCACCGGAACTGAGGGCACTAATACGACTAGGTGGAATTGCCGAATCCATTTGTGTTGATCTACTGATACTAGTGTCGTTCCTATTTATGCTTACACTTTCTCTCTCTTGTACAATCTTCCCAATTCGTTCACTTAACATTTTTGCTGTATCTCCCAAAACCTGACCGCTAATAATATTACCGCAAACATTCATTAACACCTCTGCCTGCTCCCTAGAGTAATCCTTTTTCATCTGCGAATAATCCTGAATACAAATTGTATGTGAAACGAGATTACTTCTACTCACAGAAACACTGTAATCAAGTGGCTGGTAAATAGTAGGATATTCATCGAAAACCAGACTGGATTTTAGTTTATCTTTTTGATTCACCTGTTTCAGCAACCTATTTGTATACAATGACAATACTGCGCCATAAGTCTGCGTTTTTGACGGGTTATTACCCATACAGACAATTTTTGGCGACTCTGGATTATTAATATCCAGCGTGAAATCGTTTCCAGTAATGACATAATAGATTGTCGGTGAACTCAGCCTAGCTAAAGCAATTCGTGCAGATGCTATTTGCCCTTCAAGTTGTTCAAGCGCCCGGTTCAAGTAAGCAGAAACAAAACTTTGAATTAAAGACTCGCACTCAGGCTCAGAACCCAATAATGGAAACAGGTCATCGTAATCAGCTTGAATTAGTTCAATAACATGAGCAAGTGTGCAGTATTTACCATCTTGATATTTTCTAAGCCACCATATAACAGCCGTAACAAAAATAACGGCACTTTCCGTGAAAAATTCGCCACTTTTTTTTATCCACTCCTTATTGAGAGCTAAAAGGATACTACGAGCAGACTCACTTGCATCCGTAATATCAATCATCTGAGATGGTTCAAGAGGATTACATCGATGTGTCCTTTGAAGGTCATCAAAATTGATTACATAAAACGAGGGTTTATTCTTATACTTACTTTTATTCTTAAGAAACGCATTGTATGCGATACGAGTCAAGTCATCAAACTTAAAATCATACACAAACATCGTAAAGCCCTTAGCTAAATGTTGTGTAATTACGTGCCTGACGACAAAATAAGTCTTACCGGATCTCTACTACTTCCTTTCGCCTGGACCCGGGCGTGCCCATAATGAGCAGCGCCCGGAAAGGATTTTGAATGTTAATCCACATCTTACGTACTTTACCTTTCAAATTATACTCTCCAGGAAGATTAATACTATATTCATTATTAATCAACTCTTCCTGTTGTGGAAAGGTTTCATTTAGTTCGTTAAAAATGTCTTTCCTAAAATTTAGCCTAATTAACCTGGATAGTTTTGCTCCACCAGATAGCATCAGTAAGTAGCCAAGGATTACAATAAACATATAACAAACAGCTATCACATTTAGATCGGCATGTAGGTAGAAAAACAAAGTACCACCGAAATAAAACACCCCCCCAGTAACTATGTATGCAAAAATATTTCTAGGCTTTAAATCTTCCTCCTTTTTGCCCTTATGACCGAAGAGTGAGAGAACCAAAAGAAATAAGGAGAATAACTTCGTGTAAATTGGTTCTTTAAAAATACCGGTATCTCCAACATTTAGTAAGATACGTTCAACCATACCAGCAGACAAGCCGACGTTCACAAAAAACGAATAGCAAAACACATAAAAATGTAATGCCAACAAAAGGACACTAGCCTTTCTGACAAAATCAATAATGCTACGAAGGCCCTGCTCATTTTCACCTGTACTCATATCACACAATTTTGATTTGACAATTGGATCTAGGTAGATTATTATAATCTAACCCCTCTTATTCTTTTTCTTCTTTCTAGCTTCTTTTAATAATTCGTATGAAATTCCTTCATCTTGAACTACATCAAATGCAGCATCTATTAAATTACTTAGCTGGGTATTTACATATTCAGATAGTACTTTTATTGCTTCACCAGCAAACCTTTCTGGCATTATTTTAGGTAAATGCGTGTTTATGTAATTAATTCTTCTTGCGGAGATTCCATTAGCAACCAAATAATTAACAATTCGCTTATCGCATTTCCAATATTGATCTGGCTGTATTTCTAAATGACCCATTGAAATAATCGGACTGGCATCTTCATTATTGGATGAACGAATACGCATGCCAGCGCCTAACCATTGCAACAGTACCCCTTTAATACCTTTCTTGAAATCTGTTCTTGATATGACAGAATCGACAAATTGCTTGTTCCAGGCAACAGCTGGATTATCAACATCCGGTTGAATACGCGCAAAAATCCTATTAGCAGAATATGATCGATCTATATCGCTTCCTTTGAATACAGTTAAAGTTGCATTGTCAACAAAACTAATTCCGTAGGCCATACCGTCTTTATTCTTATAGATTTGAGCGTAAATTCTATTCTCCTTCAGCCCCATTAAAAAGCGTTTCTCATCAACGCCGCTATTTAGAACTTCATCGATTATTCTAAATAGCCGCTCCTTGTGTTCCGCCAATCCCTGCTTTTTCTCAAAACACTTTTGAAGAATCTTCAAAGTGGGGCTACCATAAATTGAACTTGCTTTAATTGGTTTCCCGACTACCTCGCCATCATCATCAACAGCACGGTAGATAAGTCCATTATTTTTTCGCAACCTGCTACCCTCTTCACCAGGATCAGCCACTACATTGAACTGTCGTAATATGGAATTGAATTCAGACAGGTTTCCAAACTCATAAAGAGATATAACCGACCGAACAATCTTTGATACTTCTTTTTTGGTGGGCTTCTTACCATATTTAATAGCGTCAATATCAGCAGCTCTGATAGCAATACTTTCGCTAGATTTCTGCTCTTTAGCTTTTACCAATCCATATTTTTCCTCTAATTGTTCAGTTGCCGGTATTGATTTCTTTACTCCTATAAAGGATGTATCGATTGCGCGTCCATCATCCTTAATTTTGGTACTAACAATATGTACGTGCTGTATAGCCGTATCCAAATGTTGATAGAGCAAAAAGGGCTGGGTGCCAAAACCAATTTTCTCCATATACTCAACGGCTAGCTGTTGTAAAAGTTCCTCAGATATATTCTCTGATGGATGAAAACCGATAGAAATATGTTCGCAAACATTATCGGCCTTCTGCGCTAACCTTGCAAGATGTTCTAGGCGAAATAGCTTTTCCTTAAAAGAAAGATCGAAAGCATCTTTAGGATATAGATGTGCATACAGCATCTTAGCATTACCTAAAGCGACCTTTTCCTCGTTGTATTCGACAGCTCCACGTATATCTGTGCCTTCGTTTACGACTGCAACCATTTATCAGAAAATTGGTCAATGCGAACCTGAATGATTCCTATTTTAGAAAGTAGTTGTCGTTGTAAATCCTCTGATACACCTAACCAAGTCAAATATTCCCTAGAAGGCGGTATGCTATTTAGCTTCTTTACCACTTGATTGAAATTGTTACCCAGGTAATTCAATTCCTGTCTCAAGCCAATAAGTTCATTCATAAATTCATCCAGTGATTGGTTACGAACTTTGACATTCACCGGCTTATTAAAAATGATACTACGCAAATAGTCACTTAGCTTATTATATGTGGTATCTTTTAATTTTCCGAAAAGGGCTTCATGTTCCTTTTCCGTTAGTCGAATATTACACCAGCAGGTGCGCTTATCATGATTTTCTCTCACACTATTCTTCATCTAATACTGATTTAATTACAATTTCATTTCCACAATCATGACCTAATCAATCCAGATGGCGCGAC from Filimonas effusa includes the following:
- a CDS encoding hybrid sensor histidine kinase/response regulator; the protein is MIYSLWMNLINIGVDAKTPTDTATSIRLVNTMNAVTAGSAIFLAPLLTYTTGKPILLPGYIEASLFLISFWLNHKRKHFLAASLMLFTQNAAALYFGLHFGLFVPIVSLCIALGLTSFFLFQGTIKWLPGFLLSFLVINAIYFSEKSNLIVPWKFQVNEENSIVYLANVVIYLLSAIVVGFYTKQIRAANRYKTKYLTKTNHEINRHVFALQDIVNGLPINKDSGKIVISDSDIRLLKKYIQSIGNVVQGGLQLVKIESGHYERANYEHLELDSLLIDIKDEAEAFLTMRNLRLTFNVDPAVPKVIYTDRNKLGFILSNLISNAIKFSNKNSGIIVNISMSQDSIIYQVLDFGKGMSRLKLSEIFHRLFVTEDNLLVQGNGIALPMIREFVDLLKGRITVDSDLGKGTCFTVYLPNKEEDETVEQGDIKWDGSILKGRKVIAVDDDIMGREFMRKILLQMGGEVFLCKDTLEAMEAFRSVKADLIMMDIRLERNVDGLDFIKENYSLISGIPVIMHSSEDSDILQAQIEKAGFIYLKKSLSADDLHNTQRVIRNLMRLPLNL
- a CDS encoding RNA polymerase sigma factor — translated: MYSRDEDVIQDLRNGSHKAFNWAFQRFSNSIHTMAYAKLHDQNDAQEVVQLVFKKLWENRESLPEINNFRNYLLTAAVNCSLNLIKTNYRYQSTIEKCADTQSQVQPPDLPMSLKEVHNNVQMALGKIKGGLAKEAFQLSYEGNSHEEIASKMNIPIEVSRSYVSKGRKLVKNFLNKIS
- a CDS encoding terpene synthase family protein, with protein sequence MFDIALFPPPSYPFEPMMSNWCDQVIEDTSNWLQNDYGFLPPKMQEKYQRSNFGKISARCLPKMNSYRHLQVAAKFMLWGTIFDDYYEFAKIDELKCLLLKVKGILDGNSELALDNPLLCILCNIQRDLKELMSDSWINIFTSNVCVWIESMQEETFFKSFDNFPSIDYFYDLRTRTIGVQSYLDLIVMQLPTELPIEVMNSPYFRELYHLSARIFSWCNDFFSLPKDFNREPLNIVYVLQNEYKLDIASAYRMAMKIHDDDVRKFCELADAKPDFGKWQQSVSFFVRLLKTMFRGQNDWYLYDTLRYRMDISQNLDLK
- a CDS encoding helix-turn-helix domain-containing protein, giving the protein MGFEDRFNNGKQLLAYNCKRIRRESKKRQIDIFVSTNLATTRISEIENGKNNVEFATLYKLKSGLQIDINFLFEAPFLPVKQMTYTPVTLDIEKLNFGRRLLQIMSHLGVSQQDLSIMTSIGEGEISEIVNGSHNVELITIAKIAEALKISLTLLFSYNGILPSNKGYKQELIL
- a CDS encoding RNA polymerase sigma factor, with translation MLPIIEENIKQQLNNKSTKHQAFSNFYEQMVPHLVAWLTTQLGDRAEAEDIAQEAFTRFWMIDDYSKYPDLRTLIFKIAINKLKDDKKHAAVINEHNKTQSYSYTLTEAEKIERKVDLSNIIKRLPDNQVRFIALLTIGATQEEIANAVNLKYKTSWKQIKNLVIKVQKMLSNEIDQQNAIKRTR
- a CDS encoding FecR family protein; its protein translation is MNTEDFEIESLIVADLTGIISEEEKAVLKRLLMESEHARELYRYYENVYNSEGAVNGRAQLSNNISLSDITGETPKGTRRPIRRLIFLSSAAAALICVISVAIVLNQRKETSQIGHKVDSNSIQLALSNGEIINLDNVDTLTKSELVLKNQGNTLTYTINNTDINPGFSTLTVPAGKSYNIILSDGTRLKLNSLTQLSFPLSFTGTKREITVSGEAYIEVAQKMDKPFIVHLPNSSVQVLGTSFNVNTYNQAERISLVTGRIKTVTEKDSLVLTPGTETIHVPGKFMRTEKFDEQEVLSWLKGKYYFEYTSLEEVSKIVSRWYGVEVNVAPDIRKKEFYGVMDRNQPISEFLNTLKETNEVNYSIDNNKIYLRK